Proteins from a genomic interval of Rhizobium etli CFN 42:
- a CDS encoding proton-translocating transhydrogenase family protein encodes MASEAMDRALQQLNDAVTAVATAAAHAPEAASAATGGAIDPFVFQLAIFVLSIFVGYYVVWSVTPALHTPLMAVTNAISSVIVVGALLAVGISTSGLATGFGFVALVLVSVNIFGGFLVTQRMLSMYRKKDR; translated from the coding sequence ATGGCCAGTGAAGCAATGGACAGAGCGCTGCAGCAGTTGAACGACGCCGTGACGGCCGTCGCCACTGCAGCCGCGCATGCCCCGGAAGCGGCAAGTGCGGCAACGGGCGGGGCCATCGATCCCTTCGTCTTCCAGCTGGCGATTTTCGTCTTGTCGATTTTCGTCGGCTATTACGTCGTCTGGTCGGTGACGCCGGCGCTGCATACGCCGCTGATGGCGGTGACCAACGCGATCTCCTCGGTCATCGTCGTCGGTGCGCTGCTGGCGGTCGGTATCTCCACAAGCGGGCTTGCGACCGGCTTCGGTTTCGTCGCCCTGGTTCTGGTTTCGGTCAACATCTTCGGCGGCTTCCTGGTCACTCAGCGCATGCTTTCGATGTACCGCAAGAAAGACAGGTGA
- a CDS encoding TRAP transporter small permease subunit — protein MSGLLAASRLIDSVSRMMGKLSEYMVLFCCLISAGNAIVRYAFNYSSNGWLEIQWYLFAFVVMLGASHALRNNEHVRVDLIYGAVSDKAKIWIDIVGLILFLIPVCVFLTWLCWPFFALSYRQGEISGNAGGLIRWPVKLILVAGFALLSLQGVSELIKRIAALTGHISIDTKYEKPLQ, from the coding sequence ATGTCGGGACTTCTGGCGGCAAGCCGGCTGATTGATTCGGTCAGCCGGATGATGGGCAAACTTTCCGAATATATGGTGCTGTTCTGCTGTCTGATCAGCGCCGGAAACGCCATCGTCCGCTATGCCTTCAATTACAGTTCGAACGGCTGGCTCGAGATTCAGTGGTATCTCTTCGCCTTCGTCGTCATGCTCGGCGCCTCGCATGCGCTGCGCAACAATGAGCACGTCCGCGTCGACCTGATCTACGGCGCCGTATCCGACAAAGCGAAGATCTGGATCGACATCGTTGGCCTCATCCTGTTCCTCATCCCAGTCTGCGTCTTCCTCACCTGGCTCTGCTGGCCCTTCTTCGCGCTGTCCTACCGGCAGGGGGAGATTTCCGGCAATGCCGGGGGGCTGATCCGCTGGCCCGTCAAGCTGATCCTCGTTGCGGGTTTTGCGCTGCTTTCCCTCCAGGGCGTTTCGGAGCTGATCAAGCGGATCGCAGCGCTGACCGGCCATATCAGCATCGACACCAAATACGAAAAGCCGCTGCAATAG
- a CDS encoding 2-hydroxyacid dehydrogenase, which produces MSRIAILVPGKIHECVLERLKDRFEIIAVPRGERLALDGETGGRIRGVAVSGAFPGAWMDQLPNLEVIASFGVGYDGMDVKRAAEKGIVVTNTPDVLNDEVADTTIGLLLNTIRELPRAEAWLRDGNWRPGTAYPLSRFSLKGRHVGLYGLGRIGLEIAKRLEPFKVKISYHTRSRHADVSYDYYPTLKGLAEAVDTLIAIVPKTPQTHKTIDADILAALGPDGILVNVGRGWTVDEEALGTALASGVLGAAGLDVFYEEPTVPTDLLTAENAVLLPHVASASVPTRNAMADLVADNLIAWFEKGSALTPVPETPQKS; this is translated from the coding sequence ATGTCCCGCATCGCCATTCTCGTTCCTGGGAAGATACACGAGTGTGTTCTCGAAAGGCTGAAGGATCGTTTTGAGATTATCGCCGTCCCACGCGGCGAAAGGCTTGCTCTCGACGGAGAAACCGGCGGTCGCATTCGCGGCGTCGCGGTTTCCGGCGCCTTTCCAGGCGCCTGGATGGACCAGCTGCCCAACCTGGAGGTGATCGCCAGTTTCGGGGTCGGTTATGACGGTATGGATGTAAAGCGTGCTGCCGAAAAGGGTATTGTCGTCACCAATACACCTGATGTTCTGAACGACGAGGTCGCCGACACGACGATCGGCCTGCTCCTGAATACGATCCGCGAATTGCCGCGGGCCGAAGCCTGGCTGCGCGACGGCAACTGGAGGCCGGGCACGGCCTATCCGCTGTCGCGCTTCTCGCTCAAGGGCCGCCATGTCGGGCTCTACGGCCTTGGCCGCATCGGGCTCGAAATCGCCAAACGGCTGGAGCCGTTCAAGGTGAAGATCAGCTACCACACCCGATCGCGCCATGCCGACGTATCTTATGATTATTACCCGACGCTGAAGGGGCTGGCGGAAGCGGTGGATACGCTGATCGCCATCGTTCCGAAAACGCCGCAGACACATAAGACCATCGACGCCGATATTCTGGCGGCCCTCGGCCCGGATGGTATTCTCGTCAATGTCGGCCGTGGCTGGACGGTGGACGAAGAGGCGCTCGGCACGGCGCTTGCATCCGGCGTGCTCGGGGCGGCCGGTCTCGACGTCTTCTACGAAGAGCCGACGGTGCCGACCGATCTGCTTACGGCCGAAAATGCCGTGCTGCTGCCGCATGTCGCTTCGGCATCAGTGCCGACGCGCAATGCCATGGCGGATCTTGTCGCCGACAATCTCATCGCCTGGTTCGAAAAGGGGTCGGCGCTGACGCCGGTGCCGGAGACCCCGCAGAAGAGTTAG
- a CDS encoding TRAP transporter substrate-binding protein, which yields MDRRSFFKKAGTAGAGAVAATALAAPAIAQENPKIAWRMTSSFPKSLDTIYGGAEDIAKHVAAATDGNFTIQPFAAGEVVPGLQAVDAVAAGTVEAAHTTSYYFVGKDPAYAFGTAIPFGLNSRLTNAWFYEGNGNKLMNEFYATQGMYALPAGNTGAQMGGWFRKEINTLDDLKGVKMRIAGLAGRIMEKVGVIPQQIAGGDIYPALEKGTIDAAEFVGPYDDLKLGFHKVAKYYYYPGWWEGGPTVHAFFNLEKWSGLPKHYQAALTDACAFANTNMLAKYDMKNPTALKQLVAEGATLRPFSQEIMEACFQAATGIYNEISGTNQYFKKIYEDQTAFKRDAYLWMQLSEYTFDTFMMIQQRAGKL from the coding sequence ATGGATCGTCGTTCGTTTTTCAAGAAGGCGGGAACCGCCGGCGCCGGCGCGGTTGCCGCAACGGCGCTGGCAGCGCCTGCGATCGCGCAAGAGAATCCGAAGATCGCATGGCGTATGACGTCGTCGTTTCCGAAGAGCTTGGACACGATCTATGGTGGGGCCGAGGATATCGCCAAGCATGTTGCTGCCGCGACAGACGGCAATTTCACCATCCAGCCTTTCGCAGCCGGTGAAGTGGTGCCGGGCCTGCAGGCCGTCGATGCGGTGGCCGCCGGCACGGTCGAGGCGGCACATACCACCTCCTATTATTTCGTCGGCAAGGATCCGGCCTATGCTTTCGGCACGGCCATTCCCTTCGGCCTCAACAGCCGCCTGACCAACGCCTGGTTCTATGAGGGCAACGGCAACAAGCTGATGAACGAATTCTACGCCACGCAGGGCATGTATGCGCTGCCGGCCGGCAATACCGGTGCGCAGATGGGTGGCTGGTTCCGCAAGGAAATCAATACACTCGATGACCTCAAGGGCGTCAAGATGCGCATCGCCGGCCTCGCCGGCCGCATCATGGAGAAGGTCGGCGTCATCCCGCAGCAGATCGCCGGCGGCGACATCTACCCGGCGCTGGAAAAAGGCACGATCGATGCGGCCGAGTTCGTCGGCCCCTATGACGACCTGAAGCTTGGCTTCCACAAGGTGGCGAAGTACTACTATTATCCAGGCTGGTGGGAAGGCGGACCGACGGTGCACGCCTTCTTCAATCTCGAAAAATGGAGCGGCCTGCCCAAGCACTATCAGGCAGCGCTCACCGATGCCTGCGCCTTCGCCAACACCAACATGCTGGCGAAATACGACATGAAGAACCCGACCGCACTGAAGCAACTGGTTGCGGAAGGGGCGACGCTGCGCCCGTTCAGCCAGGAGATCATGGAGGCCTGCTTCCAGGCGGCGACCGGCATTTACAATGAGATCTCGGGCACGAACCAGTATTTCAAGAAGATCTATGAGGACCAGACGGCCTTCAAGCGTGATGCCTATCTCTGGATGCAGCTCTCGGAATACACCTTCGATACGTTCATGATGATCCAGCAGCGGGCCGGCAAGCTTTAA
- a CDS encoding gamma-glutamyl-gamma-aminobutyrate hydrolase family protein, with protein MTKPIVAIPADIRSFDGATWHAVQHQYLSAALNAAGVMAFLIPAFEAGYDPDAVLDRIDGLLVSGSASNVHPSLYGAEATDRDGPFDPARDATSLPLICRAIDRAIPLLAICRGIQELNVALGGSLASEIHEQPGIWDHRRPEGVDRDGMYAIRQTVHIKEGSCIADILGPGDIRVNSLHRQAIARTAPRLQVEATAEDGTVEAVSVIDAKAFAVGVQWHPEYWAETDKASNKLFAAFGEAVRSYAAGKPPTVAAQAIV; from the coding sequence ATGACGAAACCGATCGTTGCCATTCCTGCCGATATCCGCAGCTTCGACGGCGCGACCTGGCATGCCGTACAGCATCAATATCTCAGTGCCGCATTGAATGCGGCCGGCGTCATGGCCTTCTTGATTCCCGCCTTCGAGGCAGGTTACGATCCCGACGCGGTGCTCGACCGCATCGATGGTCTGCTAGTATCGGGCTCAGCCAGCAATGTGCATCCCTCGCTTTACGGCGCCGAGGCGACCGACCGGGACGGCCCCTTCGACCCCGCCCGCGACGCCACCAGCCTGCCGCTCATCTGCCGCGCCATCGACCGTGCCATCCCGCTGCTCGCCATCTGCCGCGGCATTCAGGAATTGAACGTCGCGCTCGGCGGCTCATTGGCAAGCGAGATCCACGAGCAGCCCGGCATCTGGGACCATCGCCGGCCGGAAGGCGTCGACCGCGACGGCATGTATGCCATCCGCCAGACTGTCCATATCAAGGAAGGTTCCTGCATCGCAGACATTCTCGGTCCGGGCGATATCCGCGTCAATTCGCTGCATCGCCAGGCGATCGCCAGAACCGCGCCCCGCCTGCAGGTGGAGGCCACCGCCGAAGACGGCACGGTGGAGGCCGTTTCCGTCATCGATGCCAAGGCCTTCGCCGTCGGCGTGCAATGGCATCCGGAATATTGGGCGGAAACCGACAAGGCGTCGAATAAATTGTTTGCCGCTTTCGGCGAGGCCGTCCGCAGCTACGCCGCAGGCAAGCCGCCGACCGTCGCCGCGCAGGCAATCGTTTGA
- a CDS encoding putative bifunctional diguanylate cyclase/phosphodiesterase, with protein sequence MKPDNPNRVPLDVYLSFVSSLSGNRMTLLVGVIVHVATCLAVAAKTQSSVYIPLSVAFLLVFSARMAIFRQFDRVDKESLSHAGIERWERILVASGACTTALLGFASGYAIFLHDSFAELACISVTMATMVSVVGRNYGSRFAVDLQTFFCCLPMIVCSLLAMDFYRGVLSIFLIPFWLTTRAMANGVREFLYENVIARREITIIADRFDTALNNMPHGLVMVDAENRVQVINRKACELLKIGAPERLKDRDLGAVLRYGARYSFMDASQPELILRQLTQVADGNLSRTLIHFPEDLSLEFSASRRADGGAVLIFEDVSSRVKAEQKIMHMVRFDALTGLPNREYFGQLVQEYLAKHPRKSGPLGFMVLDIDEFKHVNDMRGHVTGDHLLCAIAARIKEACGTAILGRLMGDQFILFFPHAKESPSLDLEIRRVHAAIQGHYEVDELTFLVSLSAGYAILESSAFAMDEWSVKADLALFESKSRFRGGISGFEREMDGRYIEQQKLKADLREAVSAQALHLVFQPMFRADGSRIECAEALARWVHPEKGSIPPDVFIRLAEDMGIISDITRFVLFKACSECMTWPDDIAVSVNLSARDLRDADILLVVADALAHSGLDAARLHLEVTESCLIDEPQAVRAILAELRARGITIAIDDFGTGFSSLSYLDTLPLDIVKIDRSFVRNIVEDTRRLKLLRGTVNLARELGLKIVIEGVETEEQLALLNKHRSTDLVQGYVFSQPVPSQNIPLLRQGIGRRAIQRRRNKVA encoded by the coding sequence ATGAAGCCAGATAACCCGAACAGGGTCCCTTTAGATGTGTATTTGTCGTTTGTGAGCTCCCTGTCCGGGAACCGCATGACGCTCCTTGTCGGCGTGATCGTCCATGTGGCGACGTGCCTTGCCGTAGCCGCCAAAACGCAATCCTCCGTCTATATTCCGCTGTCGGTCGCCTTCCTTCTGGTTTTCAGCGCCCGCATGGCCATCTTCCGGCAGTTTGATCGTGTCGACAAGGAGAGCTTGTCGCACGCCGGAATCGAGCGTTGGGAGCGGATTCTCGTTGCCAGCGGGGCCTGCACCACCGCCCTCCTTGGCTTTGCCAGCGGCTACGCCATCTTCCTCCACGATTCCTTTGCCGAACTTGCCTGCATTTCCGTCACCATGGCGACGATGGTTTCCGTCGTCGGGCGCAACTACGGCTCGCGCTTCGCAGTCGATCTCCAGACGTTCTTCTGCTGCCTGCCGATGATCGTCTGCAGCCTGCTGGCGATGGATTTCTATCGCGGCGTGCTGTCGATCTTCCTCATCCCCTTCTGGCTGACGACGCGGGCGATGGCGAACGGCGTGCGCGAGTTTCTCTATGAGAATGTCATCGCGCGGCGGGAAATCACCATCATCGCCGACCGTTTCGATACGGCACTCAACAACATGCCGCATGGTCTCGTCATGGTCGATGCGGAAAACCGCGTCCAGGTCATCAACCGCAAGGCCTGCGAGCTTCTGAAGATCGGTGCGCCTGAGCGGCTGAAGGACCGCGATCTCGGCGCCGTGCTGCGCTACGGCGCCCGCTACAGCTTCATGGATGCCTCGCAGCCGGAGCTCATCCTGCGCCAGCTCACCCAGGTCGCCGACGGCAACCTGTCACGCACGCTCATCCATTTCCCCGAGGATCTGTCGCTCGAATTCTCCGCCAGCCGGAGAGCCGACGGCGGCGCCGTGCTGATCTTCGAGGACGTATCGAGCCGGGTGAAGGCGGAGCAGAAGATCATGCACATGGTCCGCTTCGATGCGCTGACCGGCCTGCCGAACCGCGAATATTTCGGCCAGCTGGTGCAGGAATATCTCGCCAAACATCCGAGAAAGTCCGGGCCGCTCGGCTTCATGGTGCTCGATATCGATGAGTTCAAGCATGTCAACGACATGCGCGGCCATGTGACCGGCGACCATCTGCTTTGCGCCATCGCCGCCCGCATCAAGGAAGCATGCGGCACGGCCATTCTCGGCCGGCTGATGGGAGATCAGTTCATCCTGTTCTTCCCGCATGCGAAGGAATCGCCGTCGCTCGATCTCGAAATCCGCCGGGTGCATGCCGCCATTCAAGGCCATTACGAGGTCGACGAGCTGACCTTCCTCGTGTCGCTCAGCGCCGGCTACGCGATCCTCGAAAGCTCGGCCTTTGCGATGGACGAGTGGAGCGTCAAGGCGGATCTTGCCCTATTCGAAAGCAAGTCCCGTTTCAGGGGCGGCATATCGGGCTTCGAGCGGGAGATGGACGGGCGCTACATCGAACAGCAGAAGCTGAAGGCGGACCTGCGCGAGGCGGTTTCGGCGCAGGCGCTGCATCTCGTCTTCCAGCCGATGTTTCGCGCCGACGGCTCGCGGATCGAATGCGCCGAGGCGCTGGCCCGCTGGGTGCATCCGGAGAAGGGTTCGATCCCGCCCGATGTGTTCATCCGGCTCGCCGAAGATATGGGGATCATCTCCGACATCACCCGTTTCGTCCTGTTCAAGGCCTGCAGCGAATGCATGACCTGGCCGGACGATATCGCCGTTTCGGTCAATCTCTCGGCGCGTGACCTGCGTGATGCCGATATCCTTTTGGTGGTCGCCGACGCGCTCGCTCATTCCGGCCTCGATGCGGCGCGGCTGCATCTCGAAGTCACCGAAAGCTGCCTGATCGACGAGCCGCAGGCCGTGCGCGCCATCCTGGCGGAGCTGAGGGCCCGCGGCATCACCATCGCCATCGACGATTTCGGCACCGGCTTCTCCAGCCTCAGCTATCTCGACACGCTGCCCCTCGACATCGTCAAGATCGACCGTTCCTTCGTGCGCAATATCGTCGAAGATACCCGGCGTCTCAAGCTGCTGCGCGGCACGGTCAATCTTGCCCGGGAGCTCGGCCTGAAGATCGTCATCGAGGGCGTCGAGACCGAGGAGCAGCTCGCGCTGCTCAACAAGCACCGCAGCACCGATCTCGTGCAGGGCTATGTTTTCTCGCAGCCCGTGCCTTCCCAGAACATCCCGCTGTTGCGGCAGGGCATCGGCCGCCGCGCCATCCAGCGCCGTCGCAACAAGGTCGCCTGA
- a CDS encoding TRAP transporter large permease translates to MFDFGIIPPAMFLGMVIFMLYGFPVAFSLAAVGMFFGIIGIVTGHFSEAFLQALPLRFFGIVSNDLLLAIPFFTLMGAVLERCGLAEDLLEGTGKLFGGIPGGLAYAVILVGAVLGAITGTVAASVITMGVISLPIMLRYGYSPRLATGVIAASGTITQVIPPSLVLVVLADQLGRSVGDMYLGAIGPSILQVTIFVLFVLVMSIVRPKSMPPLPKEVRGDFNWALLVKVLMGMVPSIVLIFLVLGTIFMGLATPTEAGALGVVGAMLLAAMNRRLTWPLIREAMTSTTHITSMVVMILIGSTCFSLVFQGMDGSRWIEHMLSGIPGGPVGFLIFVNIFIFVLAFFLDFFEIAFIVIPMLAPVASSLGIDLIWFGVLICVNMQTSFMHPPFGFALFYLRSIASKDVKTSDIYMGALPWVGMQIILVAIVIFWPQSVTYWLDHGPKVDPNSIKIEVPGFGGQLGLPPVGGGGNGAPQIPGLTLPPLNGLPGAPPPPAK, encoded by the coding sequence TTGTTTGATTTCGGCATCATTCCGCCGGCCATGTTCCTGGGCATGGTCATCTTCATGCTCTACGGCTTTCCGGTGGCCTTTTCGCTTGCCGCCGTCGGCATGTTCTTCGGCATCATCGGCATCGTCACCGGCCATTTCAGCGAAGCCTTTCTGCAAGCGCTGCCGCTGCGCTTTTTCGGCATCGTCTCCAACGACCTCCTGCTTGCCATTCCCTTCTTCACCCTCATGGGAGCGGTGTTGGAACGCTGCGGCCTTGCCGAGGATCTGCTCGAGGGGACCGGCAAGCTCTTCGGCGGCATTCCCGGGGGCCTCGCCTACGCCGTCATCCTCGTCGGCGCTGTGCTCGGCGCCATCACCGGCACGGTCGCGGCCTCCGTCATCACTATGGGGGTGATCTCCCTGCCGATCATGCTGCGCTACGGCTACAGCCCGCGCCTTGCCACCGGCGTCATCGCTGCTTCGGGCACGATCACTCAGGTGATCCCGCCCTCGCTCGTGCTCGTCGTCCTCGCCGACCAGCTCGGCCGATCGGTCGGCGACATGTATCTCGGCGCGATAGGCCCTTCGATCCTGCAGGTGACCATCTTCGTGCTCTTCGTCCTGGTGATGTCGATCGTCCGGCCGAAATCGATGCCGCCGCTGCCGAAAGAGGTGCGCGGCGACTTCAACTGGGCGCTGCTCGTCAAGGTGCTGATGGGCATGGTGCCGTCGATCGTGCTGATCTTCCTTGTGCTCGGGACGATCTTCATGGGTCTTGCAACGCCGACGGAAGCCGGCGCGCTCGGCGTCGTCGGCGCCATGCTGCTCGCCGCGATGAATCGGCGCCTCACCTGGCCGCTGATCCGCGAGGCGATGACGTCGACCACCCACATCACCTCGATGGTGGTGATGATCCTGATCGGCTCCACCTGTTTCAGCCTGGTCTTTCAGGGCATGGACGGTTCACGCTGGATCGAGCACATGCTGTCGGGCATCCCGGGCGGCCCGGTCGGTTTCCTGATCTTCGTCAACATCTTCATCTTCGTGCTCGCCTTCTTCCTCGATTTCTTCGAGATCGCCTTCATCGTCATCCCGATGCTCGCCCCCGTCGCCTCCAGTCTCGGCATCGACCTGATCTGGTTCGGCGTGCTGATCTGCGTCAACATGCAGACGAGCTTCATGCATCCGCCCTTCGGTTTTGCGCTCTTCTATCTGCGCTCGATCGCCAGCAAGGACGTCAAGACTTCGGATATCTACATGGGCGCCCTCCCCTGGGTCGGCATGCAGATCATCCTGGTGGCAATTGTGATCTTCTGGCCGCAATCGGTCACCTACTGGCTGGACCATGGCCCGAAGGTCGACCCGAATTCGATCAAGATCGAAGTGCCGGGCTTCGGCGGCCAGCTCGGCCTGCCGCCGGTGGGCGGGGGCGGCAATGGCGCGCCGCAGATTCCGGGCCTCACCCTGCCGCCGCTGAACGGTCTGCCGGGAGCGCCGCCGCCACCTGCTAAATAA
- a CDS encoding N-acyl amino acid synthase FeeM domain-containing protein has product MSEILFTRSDFSTKILEILDHVEYRRVESSEDMEEVERLRYKAYKAHGALSLAPGGLLDDVDFDSHAYVFGLYYYGELISTIRIHYVTPEHRISRSGEAFPEAMNELLDAGLTLIDPARFAADPELTSDLPWVPYLTLRPAIVAAAYFRADRVIQSVRPPHAAFYKRVFYADTIVPGRLAESYGVDVTLMATNVIEVGRKLLTRYPFFISSASEQRMMFSRNPNDTLPPLTIIPTARFVPPGELGTDLPL; this is encoded by the coding sequence ATGTCGGAAATACTGTTCACGCGTAGCGATTTCAGCACAAAAATTTTGGAAATTTTGGATCATGTCGAGTATCGCCGCGTCGAAAGCAGCGAAGATATGGAGGAGGTAGAACGCCTGCGCTACAAGGCCTACAAGGCCCATGGCGCGTTGTCGCTTGCCCCGGGAGGCCTGTTGGACGATGTCGATTTCGACAGCCATGCCTATGTCTTCGGCCTGTACTATTATGGTGAACTGATCAGTACGATCCGAATTCACTATGTGACGCCGGAGCACCGTATCAGCCGGTCCGGAGAGGCCTTCCCAGAGGCGATGAATGAGCTTCTCGACGCAGGGCTGACCTTGATCGACCCTGCGCGTTTCGCGGCCGATCCGGAACTCACTTCCGATCTGCCATGGGTTCCCTATCTGACGCTGAGGCCTGCCATCGTTGCGGCAGCGTATTTCAGGGCGGACCGCGTTATTCAATCCGTCCGGCCCCCACATGCCGCCTTCTACAAGCGGGTCTTCTATGCCGATACCATTGTGCCCGGCCGGCTGGCGGAGAGTTACGGGGTTGACGTGACGCTGATGGCGACGAATGTGATCGAAGTCGGGCGCAAGCTATTGACGCGCTATCCCTTCTTCATCTCCAGCGCCAGTGAGCAGCGCATGATGTTTTCGCGCAATCCCAATGACACGCTGCCGCCGCTCACCATCATTCCGACGGCGCGTTTCGTGCCGCCAGGCGAACTGGGCACCGACCTGCCGCTGTAA
- a CDS encoding Re/Si-specific NAD(P)(+) transhydrogenase subunit alpha, which produces MGNTVFVAKEVTDGETRVAASAETVKKLKGFGFDVIVEAGAGAASRIPDAEFEAVGARIGSFADAASADVVLKVRRPGTSEIAGYKSGAVVIAIMDPYGNDEAIAALASAGLSAFAMELMPRITRAQSMDVLSSQANLAGYQAVIEAAAVYDRAMPMMMTAAGTVPAAKVFVMGAGVAGLQAIATARRLGAAVSATDVRPAAKEQVASLGAKFIAVEDEEFKAAETAGGYAKEMSADYQAKQAALVAEHIAKQDIVITTALIPGRPAPRLVSRAMLASMKPGAVAVDLAVERGGNIEGAVAGEVADVEGVQVIGFANMPGRVAASASALYAKNLVTFLETMVNKETKAVVVNLDDELVKATMLTYAGDVVHPAFGGAKKGDM; this is translated from the coding sequence TTGGGCAATACTGTTTTCGTTGCAAAGGAAGTCACGGACGGGGAGACGCGTGTCGCGGCCTCCGCCGAGACCGTGAAGAAGCTGAAGGGCTTCGGTTTCGACGTCATCGTCGAGGCCGGCGCCGGTGCGGCTTCGCGCATTCCGGACGCTGAGTTCGAGGCCGTAGGCGCCAGGATCGGCAGTTTTGCCGATGCTGCCTCCGCCGACGTGGTGCTGAAGGTGCGCCGCCCGGGCACATCGGAAATCGCGGGTTACAAGAGCGGCGCTGTCGTCATTGCGATCATGGACCCCTACGGCAATGACGAGGCGATTGCCGCACTCGCAAGTGCCGGGCTTTCGGCTTTCGCCATGGAGTTGATGCCGCGCATCACCCGTGCACAGTCCATGGACGTGCTTTCGTCGCAGGCCAATCTTGCCGGCTATCAGGCGGTCATCGAGGCGGCGGCAGTCTATGACCGCGCCATGCCGATGATGATGACGGCGGCAGGCACCGTGCCGGCTGCCAAGGTCTTCGTCATGGGTGCCGGCGTCGCGGGTCTTCAGGCGATCGCCACCGCGCGCCGCCTCGGTGCGGCGGTCTCGGCCACCGACGTTCGCCCGGCCGCCAAGGAGCAGGTCGCCTCGCTCGGCGCCAAGTTCATCGCCGTCGAGGACGAGGAGTTCAAGGCGGCGGAAACGGCCGGTGGCTATGCCAAGGAAATGTCGGCAGACTATCAGGCAAAGCAGGCAGCGCTTGTGGCCGAACATATCGCCAAGCAGGATATCGTCATCACCACCGCTCTCATTCCCGGTCGCCCGGCGCCGCGGCTCGTCTCACGCGCCATGCTCGCCTCGATGAAGCCGGGTGCGGTCGCCGTCGATCTCGCGGTCGAGCGCGGCGGCAATATCGAGGGCGCTGTTGCCGGCGAGGTCGCCGATGTCGAAGGCGTCCAGGTGATCGGCTTCGCCAACATGCCGGGCCGGGTCGCGGCCAGCGCCTCGGCGCTCTACGCCAAGAACCTCGTCACCTTCCTCGAGACGATGGTCAACAAGGAAACGAAGGCGGTCGTCGTCAACCTCGACGACGAGCTCGTCAAGGCAACGATGCTGACCTATGCCGGTGACGTGGTTCATCCCGCCTTCGGCGGCGCGAAGAAGGGGGACATGTGA
- a CDS encoding aa3-type cytochrome c oxidase subunit IV: MAEHHTGPVETGAPMDYKEHEQTYNMFIAGTKYGTMLLVVLLLAMTAGFFGGAGLLGGLFVFIVLLAAGIFLFR; encoded by the coding sequence ATGGCCGAACATCATACCGGACCGGTCGAGACCGGCGCGCCGATGGATTACAAGGAACATGAGCAGACCTACAACATGTTCATTGCCGGCACGAAATACGGCACGATGCTTCTCGTCGTTCTCCTGCTGGCGATGACCGCCGGTTTCTTCGGCGGCGCCGGTCTTCTCGGCGGTCTCTTCGTCTTTATCGTTCTTCTCGCCGCCGGCATCTTCCTGTTCCGCTGA